GTGGGCGAAATGGGTGAACCAGGTCTGTCGTGCCCCGATCCTCCGTGCCACCGCGATGGACTCGTCGAACGACAGGTGGGTGGGATGGGGTTCTTCGCGCAACGCCGACAAGACCAACGTATCCAGGCCTTCCAGAAGAGCGTAGGAAGAATCCGGTATGGTGGAAACGTCGGTGAGATAGGCCAGGTTCCCGATCCGGAAACCCGTGCACGGGAGCTTGCCGTGGTAGACCGGGATCGGTACGATTTGCCGGTCCAGCGTCTGGAAAGGTCCGTCGATCTCGATGGGGACCAGCAGGGGATGGCTCACCCCGGAAGGATCCACTTCCGACCGGAAGGCATACGAGAACCTCGCGATGGCATCCGCCAGGGTAGGGCGGTTGCCGCGGATGAGCAATGCACGAGGCTTCCCCAGTTCGTGGCAGAACACGCGCAGATCGTCGATGCCATTGGTGTGGTCGGCGTGGCTGTGGGTGAGCCAGACCTCGTCCAGGCGCCGAACACCCTCGCGCAGGGCCTGTGCGCGAAGGTCAGGTCCTGCGTCCACCAGAACGGTGCGATCCCCCCAGGAAAGCAAAACGGAAGAACGGAGCCGGTTGTCCATCGGATCGGACGATTGACAGGCGACGCAATCGCAACCGACGATGGGAATGCCAAACGACCCGCCGGTGCCCAGAAAACGAATTTGAATGCTCATACGAGACGCATGAATCTAGATGCGAGAAGGGCATCGAAGTGGTAACATGGGGCATGGAGTTCAGATTGGACCGCCCCGAAGCCGTGCAATGCGTGGAATGCGGACGCTTCCGGGTCGCCGGAGTGTGGTCGCAGTCTGGCGTGCTCCACCGCGGTGTGGTCACCCATACGATCTGCCCTGCCTGCCAACCTTCGATGCTGGACCATTTGCGCTGGGATATTGAATTTCCCACTTGGTCGCTGGAAAAGCAACTGGAAGCCGTGCGATTGCGGGTCCGGCACATTCCCATGGACATGGACATGGTCCTGGACAAGATCCATGGCCTTCCCATCGAGCCCGAAGCCCTACCGGGCTTTCTGGACCAGGTCCGGCCCTATCTGGCCGAGCGGATCTGCAAGTATTGCAAACTGCCCATCGAGCCAACTGACCCGATCGCCGAACGGGCAGGCTACATCCTGCATGATGCCTGCGCCCAGACCCTGACCGACTCTCTGCACATCCTGGTGGAAATGGAGCCACCGCCCCGCCACCTGGATGCCTACATGGACATCGCCCGGATCCCCCACGGGGTTCGCGCGGGCGTCCGCAAGGACATCGAATCCTCGTTCCTGGTCGCTTAACGTAGGGACGCAAGATTTTGCGTCCCTACGTTAACGGCCAGGAACGCTATTCCTTGAAGGGGTCGCGTTCGGCGGTTGCAGAATCCGTCTTGGATGGCTTGGCGACAGCGGCGGTGTCCTTGTCCCACGGGCGGCCTTCGACGGAATCCCGTTGGCTGTTCCACTTCACCCACGGGTCGGCCAAATCGGCCTTCGGGTCGAATTTCGCGCGGCTCCACGTCCCATCGCGGCGGAACGTGACTTCCTCGCCTCGCAACAGGCGCACCCAATCAGCAAGACTGACTTCACGAGGACCGGCGACTTCCGCCTTCGCCCGCAAGGCGCTATCGGCGCGCGTGGAGCCCACATCGACGCCTCCCTCGTAGAGGCGCACCTTGGAGGTGGAATCGTTGGCTCCCACCCCGAAAACGGTTCCTCGCACGGCGGCCACCGCTGTGGGAGTGCGCACCCCGAACCCCGTTCCGCCCTGCCCGACTTTCTTGACGTTCGCCCAGATCTTGCCTGCCTGCAGAGCTGGCTCCGGACTGGCCTTGCCACGCAGGGCCAGCACCAGCCGGGTATTTTCTTCCAGACGAACCAATGTGTTGTCCGGGTAGCGCAACTCCGCGCGCGAGGCCTTGGAGGTGGCCAAGGTGTCGCCGACCTTGCAAAGCAGGCTGACACCCAGCGGGATCTTCTGCTTGCCTCGAAGCAGGATTCCGGATCCCACCACGTAGGAGACTTTGGGGCCTTCCTGCGCGAGGGCAGAGAGGCTCAGGATCAGGACCGAAACCATGGCGCGGGACACCATGTCAGACCTCCAGAAGCTGTGGATTTTCCTCGAGGAACTTGGTGGTGAAGGCTCCGGACCGGAAGATCTTGGAGTCGAGGATGCGCCTCTGGAGCCGGGCGGTGGTGGCGGGGCCATCCACCACAAGCTCATCCAACACCCGGACCATCCGGTCGATGGCCTGGTCGCGATCCGGAGCGTGGACGATCAGCTTGCCGACCATCGAATCGTAGTGGGGCGGGATGGAATATCCGGCGTAGATGTGGCTGTCCCACCGAACCCCGAATCCACCGGGAACATGCAATCCCTTGACCAGGCCCGGGCAGGGCCGAAATCCCTGGGAAGGATCCTCGGCATTGATGCGGCATTCGATCGAATGCCCCTTGACCTTGATGTCGGACTGTTTCCAGGGAAGTTCTTCGCCGCGAGCGACCATGATCTGGGTGCGGATCAGATCGATTCCGGTCACCTGCTCGGTGACGGGATGTTCCACCTGGATGCGGGTGTTCATTTCCATGAAGTAGAACGAGCCGTCTTCGTCCAGCAAGAACTCCATGGTGCCCGCGTTCTCGTATCCCACCGATTTTGCGCCCTTCACGGCGGCCTTGCCCATTGCTTGACGGATTTTGTCATCCACCGCCGGCGAAGGGGATTCCTCCACGAGCTTCTGGTGGCGCCTCTGCACGGAGCAGTCGCGCTCGCCCAGATGGACCACGTTGCCGTGGGAATCGGCCATCAGCTGGATTTCCACGTGGCGCGGCCGCTCGAAATAGCGCTCCATGTACACGCGCCCGTCGCCGAAGCAGGAGAGAGCTTCCGCGGTGGCCACCGGGAACTGGCTTTCCAGCTCCTTGACATCGCGCACCACGCGCATGCCGCGACCACCTCCGCCGGAGACGGCCTTGATGATCATGGGGAAGCCCACCGTCTTGGCCCACTGGCGAGCCTCGTCGATGGTGGCCACGGGGCCATCCGATCCCGGAATGGTGGGCACACCGGCCGCGCGCATCGCGTCCTTGGCCTGGGATTTGTCCCCCATGCGGGAGATGGCCTCGGGCGAAGGGCCGATGAACTTGAATCCGCACTTGCCCACGAGCTCGGCGAAGCGGGGGTTCTCGGAAAGGAAGCCGTATCCCGGATGGATCGCGTCGGCGCCGACAACGGTGGCAGCCGACAGGATTTGACGCATGTCCAGGTACGATTTCTTGCCGGGAGGAGGTCCGATGCAGACGTCTTCGTCGGCGAGTTTGACATGGAGGGAGTCGGCGTCGGCCGTGGAATGCACGGCCACGGTGCGAATTCCCAGTTCCTTGCAGGCGCGGATCACGCGCAGGGCGATTTCGCCGCGGTTTGCGATCAGGATTTTTTTCATCAGGTCATCCAGCTCCGGTCGGAGGCACCTTCCACGCCGCGGAGCTTGAGCTCGAAGTCGGCGGGATTCGACGCGCTGCGAAGGGCGACTTCGTAGGAAATCACGTCGTCGGTGAACAGTTTGAAGATCGATTGATCGAACGACTGGCTGCCGTACTGGGCCGTGCCTTCGCGGATGGCCGGCTCGATCATGTGGGTCATCTCGGGATTGATCAGGTAGTCGTGGATCGTGGCGTTGTTCACGAGGATTTCGGCGGCGGGCACGCGCCCCTGCCGATCCTTGCGAGGCAACAGTCGCAGCGAAATGATGGCCACCAGCGTGTTGGCCAAAAGCAGGCGCACCTGCTGGTGCTGGTGGGGCGGATAGAACGAAACGATGCGGGAGATGGTCTCCGTGGCGTTCATGGTGTGGAGCGTGCTCATCACCAGGTGGCCCGTGTCGGCCGCCTGGAGGGCGATGTGCATGGTCTCCTGGTCGCGGATTTCGCCGATCAGGATGGTGTCGGGATCTTCGCGGAAGCTCGCCCGCAACGCGTTGGGGAAGTGGTGGGTGTCGTAGCCCACTTCGCGCTGGCTGATGATGGATCGCTTGTCGCGGTACAGGAATTCGATCGGATCCTCCACCGTGATGATGTTCGACGAGGTCATCTCGTTGATGTGGTCGATCATCGAAGCGAGGGTGGTGGATTTGCCGGATCCCGTGGTGCCGGTCACCAGGATCAGACCGCGTTCCTTCAAGGCGAGATCGCGGACAATTTCCGGCAATCCCAGCCCGTCGAAGGAGGGGATGGTCTGGGTGATGTGACGGATGGCCAGCGCAGGGGTTCCGCGCTGGCGGAAGGCGTTGACGCGAAAGCGCCCCAGTCCCCGCACGCCCACCGCGAAGTCCAGTTCCAATTCGGAATCGAACCGGGCGCGCTGGTTGCGATTCATGATCACGCCCAGATAGCTTTCCATTCCCTCCGGGCTCACCCGGTCGGTCTGGAGCCGGAACAGATCTCCATTGATGCGCAGAGCCGGTGGAACGCCGACCCGCAAATGCAAGTCGGACGCCCCGCGATCCACCATCTCCTTGAAGAGCTGTTCGATCGTCATCACGTCAGGCAGGCCTGATCAGGAAAAGCACCGTTCCGAATTCCACCGGGGTCTCGTTGGCGACGCACACCTTGACGACGGTGCCGGACACTTCCGACTCGATCTCGTTCATCAGTTTCATCGCCTCGATGATGCACACCGTCTTGCCCTTGTCCACCCGTGCGCCTTCATCGACGAAGACCGGTGAATCGGGCGAGGCCGAGCGGTAGAAGGTCCCGACCATCGGGCTCTTGATCTCCACCAAGCCCGATTCCACGGCAACAGGAGGGGCTGGCTTCTCGGCGGAAACAGCGGCGGCGGCCACCGGTGCGGCGATGGGCGCCGCCTGGGTGGACAGTTGAACAGGCGCGGCGGCGACCTGGACCACAGCGGGCCCCGGCTTCTTGAGAAGCAACCGCTCCCCCTCGCCGGACCACTGCAGCTCGGACAAGGACGACTTGTCCAACAGTTCGATCAGCCGACCGATTTCGTCGACGTTCATTGCGATCCTTTCCATGAAGTTTCCGGGGCGAAGGCTCAGCCTTGACCCTCGATGGCATTCAAGCGTCTGCGGAGCTCGTCGTTGGACGGGTCCTTGTCCAGAAGCTGACGGTAGATGCTGGCGGCCTTGTCGCGATGACCTTGCCGGAGGTATTCCTCGGCGAAGGTCACGGTGGGCAATCCAACGGGAAAATCGGAATCGCCGCCGAACAGATCGTCCAGACGGCCTTCGATGTCGTCGCCGGTGACCTGGTCCTTCTGCGGAGCCGAAGGGTTGCGCGGGACGAAGCCGGTCCTTCGCACCGCTGGATTGGCATCCGGCTGGAATTCCGAGGAGGCGAAAAGCTCGTCCAATCGGCTATCGACATCTTCCGCGGTCAGGCGGGTTGCACCGCGGGGGTCCGCGGTCACGGCGGAGCGGGAGACATCGAAGGAGGAAATATCGACGCTCGAAAGCGCCATCAATTCCGCCGTGGATTCGGCTGGCCTGGAGATCTTGGGAACGGGCAACTGCGCTTCGATGGTGGTGTCGCGCGCCACAGCCGCGGTGTCGGCGGCGTCGGAAAACGACGAAGGCGCCATCATCGCCTCGCGAGGCATCGTGGACGTGTCGCTCGAGGCTGCCTGCCGAGGCTCTTCGTTCGGGGAGGTGAGGTCGATCACGCTCTCGGCGAACAGATCGTCCAGCCGACCTTCGATGTCGTCACCGGAAACAATGGGCTGGGAGCTCGCCGGAACAGGAGCCACCGAAGGAGGAGGAGGCGCCGAGCTCTCTCCGAACAATTCGTCCAGTCGTCCGGCCACGTCCCCGCCCGTGACCTTGTCGGATTGAGGCCTGACCACGGGAAAATCCACGGCCGTCGGAGGGGTTTCCACCGGCTGGAAGACGGAGGCGGGAGGCTCAGGCTGCTGGTAGGTTGGCTGTGGTGCGGCCACCGGAGGGGTGAATGCGTCCGGTGTTTCGCCGAACAAGGCATCCATCCGGTCACCGATATCGTCACCCTGGACACGCCCGAAGGACTGCGTGGCCGCTGCTTGGGAACCCAGAAACTGCGTCGCCTCGGCGTCCAAACGGTCTTGGGTCGAGGGGAACCTTCCCGGAACCACAGGCGGAGGAAGCTGCGCGGCTCCGTACTCGGAGTGCGGCATGTGCGAGGAAGGCGGCGCCGTTGGCAATTCCAGCGGCGGCGGTGGAATCGTACGCCCCGGCGTGAACGAGGGCATTTCCAAGGTGGCGAAGGAAGATTCCTCCACTTTGCCCAAAAGCGATGCGGAAGGTGCCTGCGCGGCGGAAGATGGCTGGAATCCGGGAAGCTCCGGAATGGTCGCTGCTTCCATCCGACCCGTCGAGAATCCTGACGCGGAGGGCGAATCCCCCATGTCCAGGTGGAAAGCCGGAGCGGGTGCGGTCATGGTCGACATGCCGGGCAGAGAGGTGGCCCCCTCGGACAAGGCCTCCCTCGAATGGGCATCCTCGTGTTCGCGCACGAGGTTGACCGGATCCAGACCGGTGGGGCGATCCATCGATTGGGCAAGGGCCCGAACCTGGGCGGAAGCCTTGGGATGATCCGGCTCCAAAGCCGCAAGACGCCCCCAGACTTCGAATGCCTGACGCAGGTACTGCGCACGGGCACTGGATTCCGCGAGCCCCTCGAGAGCGGCACGCGAGGCTCCATCCAGATCGACGGCCGCCTGGAAGCTTGCACGTGCAAGCTCGAAGTCTCCCCGTTCGATGGCGATCTTTCCACGCAGGATGCGTCCGGTCAGGCTACGCGGCCAACGCTTGAGTCCATCATGGACCACTTGCTCCGCTTGCTCCGCACGACCAGCCCGCAGGAGAGCCTCCGCATACATGGAAAAGCCGAGCCCTCCCGGTCTTGTCCTGCTGATGCCTTCCAATGTATCCAGGCTTGTCATGACGTCCTCCGTGTCTCGGGCGGTTCGACAGTTTCCGTAATATTACGATTTGGCTCCGCGCGGCGCGGCGAAACCT
This DNA window, taken from Fibrobacterota bacterium, encodes the following:
- the accB gene encoding acetyl-CoA carboxylase biotin carboxyl carrier protein: MNVDEIGRLIELLDKSSLSELQWSGEGERLLLKKPGPAVVQVAAAPVQLSTQAAPIAAPVAAAAVSAEKPAPPVAVESGLVEIKSPMVGTFYRSASPDSPVFVDEGARVDKGKTVCIIEAMKLMNEIESEVSGTVVKVCVANETPVEFGTVLFLIRPA
- a CDS encoding FecR domain-containing protein, which gives rise to MVSRAMVSVLILSLSALAQEGPKVSYVVGSGILLRGKQKIPLGVSLLCKVGDTLATSKASRAELRYPDNTLVRLEENTRLVLALRGKASPEPALQAGKIWANVKKVGQGGTGFGVRTPTAVAAVRGTVFGVGANDSTSKVRLYEGGVDVGSTRADSALRAKAEVAGPREVSLADWVRLLRGEEVTFRRDGTWSRAKFDPKADLADPWVKWNSQRDSVEGRPWDKDTAAVAKPSKTDSATAERDPFKE
- a CDS encoding MBL fold metallo-hydrolase, producing the protein MSIQIRFLGTGGSFGIPIVGCDCVACQSSDPMDNRLRSSVLLSWGDRTVLVDAGPDLRAQALREGVRRLDEVWLTHSHADHTNGIDDLRVFCHELGKPRALLIRGNRPTLADAIARFSYAFRSEVDPSGVSHPLLVPIEIDGPFQTLDRQIVPIPVYHGKLPCTGFRIGNLAYLTDVSTIPDSSYALLEGLDTLVLSALREEPHPTHLSFDESIAVARRIGARQTWFTHFAHRITHEQMLVRFPDGIRPAWDGLRLEIPE
- the accC gene encoding acetyl-CoA carboxylase biotin carboxylase subunit, whose amino-acid sequence is MMKKILIANRGEIALRVIRACKELGIRTVAVHSTADADSLHVKLADEDVCIGPPPGKKSYLDMRQILSAATVVGADAIHPGYGFLSENPRFAELVGKCGFKFIGPSPEAISRMGDKSQAKDAMRAAGVPTIPGSDGPVATIDEARQWAKTVGFPMIIKAVSGGGGRGMRVVRDVKELESQFPVATAEALSCFGDGRVYMERYFERPRHVEIQLMADSHGNVVHLGERDCSVQRRHQKLVEESPSPAVDDKIRQAMGKAAVKGAKSVGYENAGTMEFLLDEDGSFYFMEMNTRIQVEHPVTEQVTGIDLIRTQIMVARGEELPWKQSDIKVKGHSIECRINAEDPSQGFRPCPGLVKGLHVPGGFGVRWDSHIYAGYSIPPHYDSMVGKLIVHAPDRDQAIDRMVRVLDELVVDGPATTARLQRRILDSKIFRSGAFTTKFLEENPQLLEV
- a CDS encoding type IV pilus twitching motility protein PilT codes for the protein MTIEQLFKEMVDRGASDLHLRVGVPPALRINGDLFRLQTDRVSPEGMESYLGVIMNRNQRARFDSELELDFAVGVRGLGRFRVNAFRQRGTPALAIRHITQTIPSFDGLGLPEIVRDLALKERGLILVTGTTGSGKSTTLASMIDHINEMTSSNIITVEDPIEFLYRDKRSIISQREVGYDTHHFPNALRASFREDPDTILIGEIRDQETMHIALQAADTGHLVMSTLHTMNATETISRIVSFYPPHQHQQVRLLLANTLVAIISLRLLPRKDRQGRVPAAEILVNNATIHDYLINPEMTHMIEPAIREGTAQYGSQSFDQSIFKLFTDDVISYEVALRSASNPADFELKLRGVEGASDRSWMT